Proteins co-encoded in one Candidatus Poribacteria bacterium genomic window:
- a CDS encoding segregation/condensation protein A: MLPETIQTPESQDLDTVSPMYSIKLEGFEGPLDLLLHLIEKEEMDIYDIQISQITERYLEYINLMEQLDLDVASEFLVMAATLLHIKSQSILPQLTPDAEYTLGDQAELVRQLLEYKRFKEAAQALDVYAERRTLLYSRSPKLHADLDGTREFEIKATLFDLLSAFKNINDRAAEIDTEEMYETVEEETITVEDKIAFIDRQLINENQLLFEDLFPLSSSKLDRIVTFLAILELIRIGKIVTVQTDHFESIYIVKQEEETTDHEIALPPPVETPHSEEQGY; encoded by the coding sequence ATGTTACCTGAAACAATCCAAACACCTGAAAGCCAAGACCTCGATACTGTGTCCCCGATGTATTCTATCAAATTAGAGGGATTCGAGGGACCGTTAGATCTGCTGCTCCATCTCATTGAAAAAGAGGAGATGGATATTTATGACATTCAGATCTCACAAATCACAGAGCGGTATCTGGAATACATCAATTTAATGGAGCAGTTGGACTTGGATGTCGCATCTGAATTTTTGGTGATGGCGGCAACGCTGCTTCATATCAAATCACAGAGCATCCTTCCGCAGCTCACCCCAGACGCTGAATATACACTTGGGGATCAGGCAGAACTTGTCCGACAGCTCTTAGAATACAAGCGGTTTAAAGAGGCAGCACAGGCGTTGGATGTTTACGCTGAACGGCGCACGTTGCTCTATAGCAGAAGTCCGAAACTGCACGCCGATTTAGATGGTACCCGTGAGTTTGAAATTAAAGCGACCCTCTTTGATTTACTCTCTGCTTTCAAGAATATCAACGACCGTGCTGCAGAGATAGATACCGAAGAGATGTACGAAACGGTCGAAGAAGAGACAATCACCGTTGAGGATAAAATCGCTTTCATTGACAGACAGTTGATAAACGAAAACCAATTGCTTTTTGAAGATTTATTTCCGCTATCTTCAAGCAAGTTGGATCGGATTGTCACATTTCTTGCTATTTTAGAACTGATCCGGATTGGGAAAATTGTCACTGTCCAAACCGATCATTTTGAGAGTATCTATATCGTTAAACAGGAGGAGGAGACAACCGATCACGAGATTGCGCTGCCTCCGCCCGTAGAAACGCCTCACTCAGAAGAGCAAGGCTATTAG
- the scpB gene encoding SMC-Scp complex subunit ScpB, whose amino-acid sequence MDSEYVTLVEPIDDPASMSEQALKSVLEAILFAASEPISLKQFQAVLSGLDVRIIRKVLDTLRDDYQEMGRSFHLAEIANGYQICTRPQYSAWIQKFYTQQVRVTLSPPALETLAIVAYKQPVTRADVAAIRGVNSDSVLNSLIEKGLVSIAGRKAGRSLLFSTTDEFLQQFGLKDASELPSLDEIDELLSAPNGSESPQELPAAVMEESTA is encoded by the coding sequence ATGGATTCTGAATACGTTACCCTCGTGGAACCAATAGATGACCCGGCTTCAATGTCGGAGCAAGCATTGAAATCGGTTTTGGAAGCGATTTTGTTCGCTGCCAGTGAACCGATTTCGCTGAAACAGTTTCAGGCAGTACTGTCGGGGTTAGATGTTCGCATTATCCGAAAAGTGCTTGATACCCTCCGTGACGACTATCAAGAGATGGGACGCAGTTTCCATCTCGCTGAAATTGCGAACGGGTATCAAATTTGTACACGTCCTCAATATTCAGCGTGGATTCAGAAGTTTTATACCCAGCAAGTTCGCGTCACGCTATCCCCGCCAGCATTAGAAACGCTTGCGATTGTTGCTTACAAACAACCTGTCACGCGTGCCGATGTGGCTGCGATTCGAGGCGTAAACAGCGACAGTGTCCTTAATTCACTTATTGAGAAAGGGCTTGTCTCTATTGCTGGCAGAAAGGCTGGCCGTTCTCTCCTTTTCTCAACGACCGATGAGTTCCTTCAACAATTCGGATTGAAGGATGCCTCTGAACTCCCTTCACTTGATGAGATTGATGAACTCCTTAGCGCGCCTAACGGGAGCGAATCCCCACAAGAACTGCCCGCAGCTGTTATGGAGGAAAGTACAGCGTAA